In the Arachis ipaensis cultivar K30076 chromosome B04, Araip1.1, whole genome shotgun sequence genome, ctgattttagtggttgattttgggGTAAACCTAGCATGGTTGTTAGGTTATTATTCAATAGTACATGCACAATGAAGACATAGAGACAATCACACAAAGGTACATGGACACAAGAAGACACAAATTTTACATCTTGTTTGGTAACAAAGTACATGACAAAACAATACATTCTCAATCATAACAAAATGTCTGTTGTACCCTCAGCAGTAGCAGTCGGCTCCCACCATCATCGATCACCACCACTACCACAGATTCATTATCATCCTCCAAAAATCATCAATAGTCAACAAAAGAGCAAACAATATCCCTGAAATGAAAAGAAGTCGAGAGGAAGGATGAGAGGAGGCTCAATAATGGAGGGAGGGAGGAGAGGAGGAGGTGAGAGGGATGGGGAGAGAGGAGAAAGGAGAAGAGGCTGTTAGGattggaaaaatgaaaagaataaaatttatGAGAAAAGAATAAGGGAAAAATTATAAGAGTCTGTTTATAAACATTTTGGAAGGATATGTATTTAGTGTGCATTTGTATACCACCGTGTCCATTGAAAATCTGTCATAGCAATCAATCGGTGAATGTGTGGCACTGTGTCATGTCTCCTATGGACAACCAAACACGCCCATAAGATTGTAGAATTGCATAGTTTATAATGATAATTTTGTGGCTGTCATTGCATCCAGTGGTGCATCTTTTGAACTACAATGCATACTAGGTGATACTTGTTACCTTCTGCAGGAAACCAAGAAGTTTGTTGAAGGTGCAAGTGCAGCAATCCATAAAGAGTTAGACTTTCTTATTGCTAATAGTGCAAGAACTCCACTAATGATGGGCAACTCAGTTCAATCAAAACTTGGTTATGGTGTTGCCCAGGTGAAGGGAAGTAATCTTGAAGACAGAGGACAAATGTCTGACATTAATGAAAAAGATTGTGAATACAATCAAGTTGAAACTCGAAATGCTTCTTTAGATGAGCATCTCTATGGTTTAACTCAAGGGAATAGGATGAATCAAGGTTCGATCATCACAGATTCCCATGGGATTGACTCCTTTAGAAACCTTGCGATGCTAACTGATAATGAACAGACTGTTGACTCAAAAACGGGTGAGCAAGCTTTTAGTTTGATTTCTGTTGACTTCCAGAGTGGCAAAAATTCTAAGACTGGGGAAATCACAGCTTCTTGCCTGCAGATTGACCAAACAGATAGCACAGTTGAGAAAAGGAAAGATGATGTTGCAAGTGTTACATATGATAATCCATTTTCTTCTCCTGTGATGTTGAACCAGAAGCGATCACAACATGTGGAATGCCAAAGGACTTGTTCTCATGAATTGAAGCAGCTGAAAAAGCATAATGAATCTGTTAATAGTGGTTTAGGGCAAGATGCTGAGAGCAACTCAGACGCAGCAGCTGATGGATTTGGGTTGTCTGGGTTTGAAAACAGTGTAAAGACTAGTACAGATTGTATGATTTCACAGGTAAAATGCAAGCGATTTATGTTAGTCATGATTCATGGAAGTAATAAAGACAATGTCTCTGAAAATCATTAGTAACTTGAGGGGCATCTGGAGTCATATATTAAATGATTGATGAGAGATTTTGTTGATATAAAGTTTAGATATTTAATCCATCTCATTTCAAAAGCTTTAAATTTACGAAATCTACTTCAGTTTGCCCAATTTTGCTATGGTTAGATTTTTCCTgtgttaaattgaaattttgacccTTGTGAAATGTACTGGATATGTCTAAAGGTATCTTAGCCAACCTAAAAAGCTAACTCCTATTGGAAGGCGAACTTTCCTTGCCTTAAGATGTTGACGATTCAGTTTCTTCGATTTTTAATCCTCATTTTTGTCACTGATTTCATGCTTCTTAAGAGTGCATCCAAGAGAAAACCAGCTGAGAGTCCTAGTAATATGGTTTTGTTTCTGAGCACTCCTAGCAAAGAAACTCCAACTCTGTCGCCATCTCTTTATGGGTCTTCGAGTGAACTGCTGAACAGTAATATGCAAGACTTGTCTAATAAAGATAACTCATATGGTCATTGCCATCTTGACAACAACTGCCGAGGGGCACCCAAAGTAGCTCTGAGCCCTGTTACCAAGTCTGGCTTTGAGTTTTCTtttgagaagaaaagaaagggtTTTGAGATACAATTACCAGGTGATGGAGACAAAGACAAATTTGGGAGGATTATAAGAAGTCCAGAGGTCCATATTGGGAATAGTGCTATACAACTTAATTCGGAGCAAAGACGTTACATGAGCAGTGGAGAGAAGCTCAGAGATCAGACATGGAATGACTGGGCTGATGTATGGGTATTTTTTTATGATAAGAATCAATTTTAGTTTTGATATTTTTGTTAGAGCCTCTTAAACTTCTAAAGTACTTTGCAGTTTCTCAAGAAGTTCCTCGGGAGCACACAACATTTCCTTTCTCCGTCAGTTGATAGGCTAAATTTACGAATGGTAAGTCATGAATGTAGAATTAGGAAGTAATAGCATTCAAATAAAATTGTGGATATTGTTGCTTACTTTGTTATACAGTTCATGCATATTTTATCATCAATATTCTGTATcagtaatttatttattttatcctcAATATTTAGATATGCAAGCTGGAAGAAGTTCTTGTTCATCTGCAGAAAGTTAAGCAATGTGAATTTCTTTGTTCTGACATTCATCCTCAGGTCTGTTACATTATTTAGTCAAGTTTAATGCATTTTGCAGTTTAATTGTGGGCAAACTTACATTTTATAGTGATTAGAACAGATTATATTAAATATTAAGACAATAAGCAATATGTTAATTTGACGTGTCTCATTGCTTATGGTCATGTTTCTTGTTTTCCTTTCAGAAGAAAATAGCCGATACCCAAAATGTTTCTAGACATAAAAGGTACATTCTTTGACTGCATCACTAAGTTTAAAATGGTTCACATTATGTTTGTGGAACAGTTTTGCTGTAATGATAGATTATATAACCTAGCAGATATGTTGAAGGAAGAATGCTGATGCTTAATATATCATATGAGAAGGCTAAATTGCAGTTAATGCATATGAAGCGTGACAGATTGCTGGTATTCTATCTTACGTCTTGATGTTTTGCTGCACCTGCGGTTGGTGGTGGTACTAAAATTTCATTGTTTACAGAAAAAAGTACAGCAGTTGAACCATGGCCTTCAGGAGTCTAAGGAAATGGAGTTGCGTTTCATGGCATCCTTATCTAAGAGTGTGGCAGTGGAAACTCAAGCTAATGATATTCGTATCACTACTAGCTTGCTCAATTCTGAGGGAAAATGTCAGGTATTTTGATTggatatatacatatgcaattgTTTTAATAATCCCTATCAAAATGATGCACCCAAGCAAACTCGTGTTATCTTTTAAATAATGGTGCTATCCCAACAATTTTTATAATGTATTTGTTCTTAATCCTGTTTTGACCAGTGCATCTACTTATGTAACGCAACATTATCATCTTTGCAACACTAAGCTCAGATAGTCAAGGACAGTGTAGTACTAATAGTGTgtatttgtgtttcttattttgtGTTAGAAACAATTTAGAATAGAGATATAAAGGAAATATGAGGCTATCTCCCCTAATATGTGTGCTGTGTGGGGAAATCCAGAAACAGTACAACATGTCTTTTCCAGCAAGTCCTTAGATCAGAATTCAGATTAACAGGTTTTATGGGAAAAGAAAGACATTTGTCCTCTATCTAGTCTAGTGTAAAGCTCAATGATCATTTAACAGGACCTTTTTTTTTTTCGTGGACATATTAAGATAAGAAAGTTACACTtcatttataatattcttttaccaaaaaaaaaaaaaaagaaaacaagaaaaggagagaagagaaagaaaaataaaggaaataagcGACAACTCTTATAATTACTTTGTAAATAGAAATGGACCACTGATTTCATGAAGAAATTGATATTCTTAAAATTTCCATGTTATACTAACTGTATATCTAGATATTCTAAGATACTAACAAGTTTCTTCCCAAATCTGTTGTTAGTATGAAAAGAATGCCAGAAAACAGTTAAGGTGCATAATTAAAACCGTACAGTTCATATAACTTGTGCTCTCTCTTTCAACAGATCACTGTTATAAAgaaatattttaatttagtatTTCACCTAATTTGTGAATTTCCTGTTGGAAAGTATGATGTATTTTCCTTATATGTTGTTGCTAGTTTCTCTTTGTGGTTCATTGGTGCAACTCTATGATAGATTTAATTTATTGTTcgctttttcttttcaattgatgATATTTTAGTGGTTAATGCTTGTTCTTTTGATAAAAGGTGATCGAACTGAGGCAGGagcttgaaaatttgacttgtaAAGCAAAATCCTTAAGTGAATTCTTTCATAGTGTTTGCAAGATTGAAGGGGTTCAAAGCTATATTGATACCATAGAATTTGTTCGTGATTATATCCAGAAGAGAATGTCTAACCCATTACCTGACAAAGATTTTTGCTTCTACCTTTTCTTTAAGCAATGGGTTATTGAAGATTTTGAGCACACAGATGGTGGTTACAAAATTATTCTCAACTATTGTGGTTATGTCATCCAGAGGTTAGCCATATTTGATTTCTTTTTccatgatttatttattttacttgaagCATTAAGTATATGTTTGGTGGAATTTAGGTTTGCAGTAAATGCCAGTCTACCTAGCATAATAACTTCAAACGACTTGAATGATGTGAACATTATgaaggtaattttatttttcaagttAGCTGTTTTATTACAATATTCagtattcataattttttttattttctaatatgGAGAAGTGTCTCGTTTCAGACTTTTCCTGACATCAATGCTTGTTCTGCATTTGAATTTGTCTTAAATACCCATACCACTAAGAAATGCACAGATTCAATAAGTTTGGGACAAGAAACACAGGTAAATTACTCCATTTGTTTAGTTATGTATTCATATTTTCCCCTTTTAAAAGGATTGGTCCACAAATTGCTTTTCGTTTGGCTAATATGCTTGATATAAACAAGGCAAACCAATAGGAGAATGAATTTAATGAATGTGATTTATAGTTAAAGCCAAGAGCTGAGGATAGTAGCTGAGCCTTGGCTAACTGCTTAGGAATGTAACACACTAACACTTACAGCCACTATAATTATGAGACAATTGTCATCATCCTATGCTAATAGGCATAGTTTAACACTTTTAACTACATACTAGTTTGATATTTGTACATTTAATGATTTAACTCTTAGATGTGATCTAAGACCAGTAGTTTCTACATTTTATTCCTATAATGGTATTAAGCTATTTTATGCTGTTATATCTAAGAATTTCAATCTTAAAAAATTGGGTTAGTCTACATCTTGCTTATTTGGGCATATTAAGGTCGCCTGGTTGAAGTTCTCCAAATTTTGATTCTGGAAAGCAGAATGGAAATATGAGTAATTCTTCATTTCTCTATCATTGGCTGGTTTGCCACCCGAGTTTGACTCTTTGAGCAATATTTCTTGGGCAGTGCTTCTTCATCTTAGAGGGATGTCTTTGCTTGGTTACTCTGAATCAACCTGTACCTGTGCTTGTTTCACCTCTATCTGACGCTAACCCCAACTTTTTTCTAATCATTCGGTTATCCTTCCTACTAGTTTTGTACACTAGATTTGTGGTAAAGATGAATGTCTGCTGTGCACATTTTACCACAAATTCAGTCATACTCAGGGTTATGGGGTGTGATGGGTAGTGCATAGtggttcatttatttttctgttagaCTGGGAATGTTTGAAATAGATGTGTAAAGTGTAAACATTTTCAAACTGGTTAGAAACAGGTTTGGAACCACTTCAAAAATTATTGGTTCAGTTTTAAAACTATTTAAAAAACCAGGCCCTTTTTTTTCGTAATGGTATGCTTACGGATCAGTTTAACAACCAGTTTATTTGAACAGTCCTACACAAGGATGAGAAGAATACATGTTTAAAACCCAAATAGTAGCAAGGTTTCCTGCATTTTGAAtgagaacaattgcagaagatgtgtaaatgacaatgaaagaTAGAAGTCCTAGGAGCCCTTCAGCCTCTAGGTTCTCGGATCTAGTTTCAAATCTGCTCTGCCTCCTGCTTAACCCACTCACATGATTGAAATCTCCTCTAATGAACTCTCCACACCTCACGCTGCCCACACATTGCTGACTAAATGATAATTTGTCTTCAGCCCAGTTAATATAGAGTAAGTACACAACTACACATCAGTTTCAAATGCTAACCTATAGGTAGGCTAACCTAATTTAGGATATTATTACATAATTACAGATGCACAATACCATGGAGTTTGATTAATACAGATGTGTAATCCCACAGAATTTGCAGATTTGAATGAGCAAATCTCTGCTGGAATATCTGCTAATATAATGGCAGATATTCTGTTGATATTCTACAATAATATCCAGTCAATTCTAATGACATTCCCCCTCAAATTGATATTGGAAAAATCTATGAGCATCAATTTGCTAATTAGGAAATTTGGCACAACGTTGCAAGGATTTTGTGAAGATGTCTGCCACTTAAATGGACGTGGAGACCCAAGGTAGAGTGATAACTTGGTGGTCAGATGCCTGATGGATCTAGTGGCAATCTACCTCTAGTTTGTCCATTCGTGGTGTTGCAATCTGGATGGTACTTGTGTTGTCAGCATGGGGTGGTGTTGGTTGAGCTCGTAAGAAACCCGGATTAGAAGTAACACCAGGC is a window encoding:
- the LOC107638294 gene encoding uncharacterized protein LOC107638294 isoform X2 gives rise to the protein MEPSNNTETEDETVALRRKKLRRVSFADNEITSVHIFRPDDSSSSDTPPGSVPSSSPSPEVLGFFRDLAGDSDEDDELDLKESSSPPNGEAADLNHSFLRPLGSPSPSGSSAAPSTDDEDDFRCPVSSSFIRPERLPDSAASDDLTMDSTAFSLHYRSLARSDFEDLKTPSRFSPQFEETLPSQGSGHSASTTGCFMVLSEAKMQSPQSGVPTDPVNVCRDSSDMSMTGLDPQRYDYDRLSPTLDAILVEGSKDLPAISPLNTEAADSRLSSPVDQVIHDFLDNEGNHTGVDDSVQPHGIHDSEAADTPNVGPAMGRVGKHDTVADDSLHQIKTPDTSIKETKKFVEGASAAIHKELDFLIANSARTPLMMGNSVQSKLGYGVAQVKGSNLEDRGQMSDINEKDCEYNQVETRNASLDEHLYGLTQGNRMNQGSIITDSHGIDSFRNLAMLTDNEQTVDSKTGEQAFSLISVDFQSGKNSKTGEITASCLQIDQTDSTVEKRKDDVASVTYDNPFSSPVMLNQKRSQHVECQRTCSHELKQLKKHNESVNSGLGQDAESNSDAAADGFGLSGFENSVKTSTDCMISQSASKRKPAESPSNMVLFLSTPSKETPTLSPSLYGSSSELLNSNMQDLSNKDNSYGHCHLDNNCRGAPKVALSPVTKSGFEFSFEKKRKGFEIQLPGDGDKDKFGRIIRSPEVHIGNSAIQLNSEQRRYMSSGEKLRDQTWNDWADFLKKFLGSTQHFLSPSVDRLNLRMICKLEEVLVHLQKVKQCEFLCSDIHPQKIADTQNVSRHKRYVEGRMLMLNISYEKAKLQLMHMKRDRLLKKVQQLNHGLQESKEMELRFMASLSKSVAVETQANDIRITTSLLNSEGKCQVIELRQELENLTCKAKSLSEFFHSVCKIEGVQSYIDTIEFVRDYIQKRMSNPLPDKDFCFYLFFKQWVIEDFEHTDGGYKIILNYCGYVIQRFAVNASLPSIITSNDLNDVNIMKTFPDINACSAFEFVLNTHTTKKCTDSISLGQETQIISSLLSNLLDVVEEVQLSRIEIRNLVQAKFFSHSGQQLDLQLVFMDFSSGRKVKVTFDMTCIKCGAYPAKVLPSQILGHTGMEHDSPLSLVSQVRSAAENVGVGYLRIIRLCRCISRIIQPCT
- the LOC107638294 gene encoding uncharacterized protein LOC107638294 isoform X1: MEPSNNTETEDETVALRRKKLRRVSFADNEITSVHIFRPDDSSSSDTPPGSVPSSSPSPEVLGFFRDLAGDSDEDDELDLKESSSPPNGEAADLNHSFLRPLGSPSPSGSSAAPSTDDEDDFRCPVSSSFIRPERLPDSAASDDLTMDSTAFSLHYRSLARSDFEDLKTPSRFSPQFEETLPSQGSGHSASTTGCFMVLSEAKMQSPQSGVPTDPVNVCRDSSDMSMTGLDPQRYDYDRLSPTLDAILVEGSKDLPAISPLNTEAADSRLSSPVDQVIHDFLDNEGNHTGVDDSVQPHGIHDSEAADTPNVGPAMGRVGKHDTVADDSLHQIKTPDTSIKETKKFVEGASAAIHKELDFLIANSARTPLMMGNSVQSKLGYGVAQVKGSNLEDRGQMSDINEKDCEYNQVETRNASLDEHLYGLTQGNRMNQGSIITDSHGIDSFRNLAMLTDNEQTVDSKTGEQAFSLISVDFQSGKNSKTGEITASCLQIDQTDSTVEKRKDDVASVTYDNPFSSPVMLNQKRSQHVECQRTCSHELKQLKKHNESVNSGLGQDAESNSDAAADGFGLSGFENSVKTSTDCMISQSASKRKPAESPSNMVLFLSTPSKETPTLSPSLYGSSSELLNSNMQDLSNKDNSYGHCHLDNNCRGAPKVALSPVTKSGFEFSFEKKRKGFEIQLPGDGDKDKFGRIIRSPEVHIGNSAIQLNSEQRRYMSSGEKLRDQTWNDWADFLKKFLGSTQHFLSPSVDRLNLRMICKLEEVLVHLQKVKQCEFLCSDIHPQKKIADTQNVSRHKRYVEGRMLMLNISYEKAKLQLMHMKRDRLLKKVQQLNHGLQESKEMELRFMASLSKSVAVETQANDIRITTSLLNSEGKCQVIELRQELENLTCKAKSLSEFFHSVCKIEGVQSYIDTIEFVRDYIQKRMSNPLPDKDFCFYLFFKQWVIEDFEHTDGGYKIILNYCGYVIQRFAVNASLPSIITSNDLNDVNIMKTFPDINACSAFEFVLNTHTTKKCTDSISLGQETQIISSLLSNLLDVVEEVQLSRIEIRNLVQAKFFSHSGQQLDLQLVFMDFSSGRKVKVTFDMTCIKCGAYPAKVLPSQILGHTGMEHDSPLSLVSQVRSAAENVGVGYLRIIRLCRCISRIIQPCT
- the LOC107638294 gene encoding uncharacterized protein LOC107638294 isoform X3, with translation MEPSNNTETEDETVALRRKKLRRVSFADNEITSVHIFRPDDSSSSDTPPGSVPSSSPSPEVLGFFRDLAGDSDEDDELDLKESSSPPNGEAADLNHSFLRPLGSPSPSGSSAAPSTDDEDDFRCPVSSSFIRPERLPDSAASDDLTMDSTAFSLHYRSLARSDFEDLKTPSRFSPQFEETLPSQGSGHSASTTGCFMVLSEAKMQSPQSGVPTDPVNVCRDSSDMSMTGLDPQRYDYDRLSPTLDAILVEGSKDLPAISPLNTEAADSRLSSPVDQVIHDFLDNEGNHTGVDDSVQPHGIHDSEAADTPNVGPAMGRVGKHDTVADDSLHQIKTPDTSIKETKKFVEGASAAIHKELDFLIANSARTPLMMGNSVQSKLGYGVAQVKGSNLEDRGQMSDINEKDCEYNQVETRNASLDEHLYGLTQGNRMNQGSIITDSHGIDSFRNLAMLTDNEQTVDSKTASCLQIDQTDSTVEKRKDDVASVTYDNPFSSPVMLNQKRSQHVECQRTCSHELKQLKKHNESVNSGLGQDAESNSDAAADGFGLSGFENSVKTSTDCMISQSASKRKPAESPSNMVLFLSTPSKETPTLSPSLYGSSSELLNSNMQDLSNKDNSYGHCHLDNNCRGAPKVALSPVTKSGFEFSFEKKRKGFEIQLPGDGDKDKFGRIIRSPEVHIGNSAIQLNSEQRRYMSSGEKLRDQTWNDWADFLKKFLGSTQHFLSPSVDRLNLRMICKLEEVLVHLQKVKQCEFLCSDIHPQKKIADTQNVSRHKRYVEGRMLMLNISYEKAKLQLMHMKRDRLLKKVQQLNHGLQESKEMELRFMASLSKSVAVETQANDIRITTSLLNSEGKCQVIELRQELENLTCKAKSLSEFFHSVCKIEGVQSYIDTIEFVRDYIQKRMSNPLPDKDFCFYLFFKQWVIEDFEHTDGGYKIILNYCGYVIQRFAVNASLPSIITSNDLNDVNIMKTFPDINACSAFEFVLNTHTTKKCTDSISLGQETQIISSLLSNLLDVVEEVQLSRIEIRNLVQAKFFSHSGQQLDLQLVFMDFSSGRKVKVTFDMTCIKCGAYPAKVLPSQILGHTGMEHDSPLSLVSQVRSAAENVGVGYLRIIRLCRCISRIIQPCT